In Fusobacterium periodonticum ATCC 33693, a single genomic region encodes these proteins:
- a CDS encoding histidine phosphatase family protein, translating into MGKLILVRHGQTEMNAQNLYFGKLNPPLNDLGIKQAYMAKEKLSNIAYDCIYSSPLERARETAEICNYLNKEIIYDNRLEEINFGAFEGLTFKEISKKFPNEVKEMERNWKTFNYITGESPKEMFERAVSFLETLDYTKDNLVISHWGIINCIISYFVSGTLDTYWKFKVDNCSIVVFEGDFNFSYLTKLY; encoded by the coding sequence ATGGGAAAATTAATTTTAGTAAGACATGGACAGACAGAGATGAATGCTCAAAATCTATATTTTGGAAAGTTAAATCCACCTCTAAATGACTTGGGGATAAAACAAGCCTATATGGCAAAGGAAAAACTTTCAAATATAGCTTATGATTGTATCTATTCTAGTCCTTTAGAAAGAGCTAGAGAAACAGCAGAAATTTGTAATTATCTAAATAAAGAAATAATCTATGATAATAGACTGGAAGAGATAAATTTTGGTGCTTTTGAAGGTTTAACATTTAAAGAAATTTCTAAAAAATTTCCTAATGAAGTAAAGGAAATGGAAAGAAATTGGAAAACTTTTAACTATATAACAGGAGAAAGTCCAAAAGAAATGTTTGAGAGGGCTGTTTCATTTTTAGAAACTTTGGATTATACAAAAGATAATCTTGTTATTTCTCATTGGGGAATAATAAATTGTATAATCAGCTATTTTGTTTCAGGGACTTTAGATACATATTGGAAATTTAAAGTAGACAATTGCTCTATTGTAGTCTTTGAAGGAGATTTTAATTTCTCTTATCTTACTAAATTATATTAG